Genomic DNA from Nocardioides aquaticus:
CTGGAGCTCCGCTACCGGCTCCCCACGTTGTGGGCCCGCGTCATCTCCGGTGCGTGCCCGGTCTGGCGGGCACGGCTCGTCGCGGAGAAGACCATGGCCCTGTGCGAGGACGGTGCCGCCGAGGTCGACCGCCTCGTCGGCCCGTTCGCCCACTCCATCTCCTACGCCCAGCTGTCCCGCCTGACCGACGAAGCACTGATGCGGTGGGACCCCCAAGCGGCTGAGGAGAAGCGGAAGGCTGCCGCCGACGGCAGGTACTGCCGTATCGGCCTCTCGCAGCACGTCGACGGCACCGTGCAGCTCGACGCGGGCCTCGACCTCGCCGACGCCCTCGCCCTCGAAGCAGCTGTGCGGGATCGGGCCAAGGCGTACGCCGAGGACGGATCGACCGAGTCCCTCGACGTCCGCCGCTCCCAAGCCCTCGGCTCGCTGGCCACCGGACAGCCCACCCTCCCCGAGGGACAGGACGAACCCACGACACCAACGACACCGGCAGGGCCGAGCCTGGTGCTGTACGCCCACATCCCCGGCGGGGTGTTCAACCCGCTGTTCCAGGCCGGCCCTGGCCCCGTCAACGACGCCCTGGTGTCACGCCTGGACAACCGGCACCCCGCCAAAGGCCCCATCAGCACCGCCCAGGTCCGCCAGTGGGCACAGACCGCGGCCAGCATCACGATCCGGCCGGTCCTTGATCTGGCCGAGACGATCCACTGCGACTCCTACGAGTGCTCGGATCGCCTGAAGGAACAGACCCAGCTGCGCGACACCACCTGCGTGTTCCCGTGGTGCACCAACCCGGCGGTCTTCACCGACATGGAACACGTCATCCCCTACCCCGACGGCCCCACCGAGACCGGGAACGTCGCCCCCGCCTGCCGGCAGCACCACCGCGCCAAGACCCACATGGGCTGGGA
This window encodes:
- a CDS encoding HNH endonuclease signature motif containing protein: MTTTAHTCDDSTGPDPMLDVEVEAVMSPDPSFFEWVHELDDRREATRAALLAEVKDAKAVRAAAEVRVLQTIVEWCVANEALREDEAMWIAGYGDHGLALGGAGCPLVRESAVIELSAALEVSTRSGADQIALTLELRYRLPTLWARVISGACPVWRARLVAEKTMALCEDGAAEVDRLVGPFAHSISYAQLSRLTDEALMRWDPQAAEEKRKAAADGRYCRIGLSQHVDGTVQLDAGLDLADALALEAAVRDRAKAYAEDGSTESLDVRRSQALGSLATGQPTLPEGQDEPTTPTTPAGPSLVLYAHIPGGVFNPLFQAGPGPVNDALVSRLDNRHPAKGPISTAQVRQWAQTAASITIRPVLDLAETIHCDSYECSDRLKEQTQLRDTTCVFPWCTNPAVFTDMEHVIPYPDGPTETGNVAPACRQHHRAKTHMGWDYEVLGPGLYLWTSPQGERYLRSHAGTHPIDQLPPGPPPDPLPESPDTTPYLDPSPPVADDPDDPDDPDESPPRDNTPPF